A portion of the Malania oleifera isolate guangnan ecotype guangnan chromosome 3, ASM2987363v1, whole genome shotgun sequence genome contains these proteins:
- the LOC131151276 gene encoding uncharacterized protein LOC131151276: MSIILNPFQLLEINVISAQDLAPVCRSMRTYAVAWVHPNRRLSTRVDTHGHCNPTWNDKFVFRVDDQFLLADTSAVMIQIYAQHWFRDVHVGTVRVLVGNLVSLSPSRPHQPHHQQPPSHVGMRFVALQVRRPSGRPQGILNIGVALLDSSMRSVPLYTQLSSAVGYRDLMGEDDPQTHNHGTLHHHRQNNSNTNVNGDGNADPTLYAGPQLRRTRSERSERVSDVEFQRQGSIINGSDAVKGGKASSMINGSEVGKAKRGKASSLVSGSEAGKVKTRKAGSIINGSDIMDTPGEKKSGKASSIINGSEVKGGSKEHISKKAAGSVINGSDMGDPPEGKAAANEKANKPISKTSGPDILAQLREPVTYARPITNYGSVRPFAKVDFAAHPKVAYPYGNGSVVSESEVGPSASEVAAAVAEGMYPVAHGRNLDKWSLDGSVEGLRSKLERWRTELPPVYDKGEFESYPSSDKGGGGGGGGSSRRARRHSDGGGGLFSCFGNVYGYECSCSCGRPTGPKKSGSGRMHPPASSIVTESYI; the protein is encoded by the coding sequence ATGTCTATAATCCTGAACCCCTTTCAGCTGCTGGAGATCAATGTCATCTCCGCCCAAGACCTCGCCCCTGTCTGCCGCTCCATGCGCACCTACGCCGTCGCCTGGGTCCACCCCAACCGCCGCCTCTCCACCCGCGTCGACACCCACGGCCACTGCAACCCCACCTGGAACGACAAGTTTGTCTTCCGCGTCGACGACCAGTTCCTCCTCGCCGACACCTCCGCCGTCATGATCCAAATCTACGCCCAACACTGGTTCCGCGACGTCCACGTTGGCACCGTCCGCGTCCTCGTGGGCAACCTCGTCTCCCTCTCGCCGTCCCGCCCTCATCAGCCCCACCACCAGCAGCCTCCCTCCCACGTCGGCATGCGCTTCGTCGCTCTCCAGGTCCGCCGCCCGTCCGGCCGTCCCCAGGGCATCCTCAACATCGGCGTCGCCCTCCTCGACAGCTCCATGCGCAGCGTGCCCCTCTACACCCAACTATCCTCCGCCGTTGGATACCGCGATCTCATGGGCGAAGACGACCCACAAACCCACAATCACGGGACTCTTCACCACCATCGCCAGAACAACAGCAACACCAACGTCAACGGTGACGGTAATGCTGATCCAACTCTTTATGCTGGGCCGCAGCTCAGACGAACACGTAGCGAACGCAGCGAGCGCGTTTCCGATGTTGAGTTCCAGAGGCAAGGTTCCATAATCAACGGCTCGGATGCTGTGAAGGGCGGCAAAGCGAGTTCGATGATCAACGGCTCAGAAGTGGGGAAGGCGAAGAGAGGCAAAGCCAGCTCGTTGGTCAGCGGCTCAGAAGCGGGAAAGGTGAAAACTCGAAAGGCAGGTTCGATAATCAACGGCTCAGATATCATGGACACACCAGGAGAGAAGAAAAGTGGAAAGGCCAGTTCCATAATCAACGGCTCAGAAGTCAAGGGCGGATCAAAAGAGCATATAAGTAAAAAGGCCGCTGGTTCAGTCATCAACGGCTCTGATATGGGTGACCCACCTGAAGGCAAGGCAGCAGCAAACGAGAAGGCAAACAAGCCCATTTCGAAAACGAGCGGGCCGGACATCCTGGCCCAATTGAGAGAGCCTGTAACATATGCAAGGCCCATTACAAATTACGGGAGCGTGAGGCCCTTCGCTAAAGTGGATTTTGCGGCCCACCCGAAAGTGGCGTACCCGTACGGAAACGGGTCCGTTGTATCGGAGTCTGAAGTGGGGCCGTCGGCTTCGGAGGTGGCCGCGGCGGTGGCAGAGGGTATGTACCCGGTGGCTCATGGGCGGAATTTGGACAAGTGGAGCTTGGACGGAAGCGTGGAAGGGCTGAGGTCGAAGCTGGAGAGATGGCGGACGGAGCTGCCTCCGGTGTACGACAAGGGGGAATTCGAGAGCTATCCGTCAAGCGACAAGGGCGGCGGCGGAGGCGGAGGCGGAAGCAGCCGGCGTGCGAGGCGGCACAGCGACGGCGGCGGGGGTTTGTTCTCGTGCTTTGGGAACGTATATGGGTACGAGTGCTCTTGCAGCTGTGGGCGGCCCACGGGGCCAAAGAAGAGCGGTAGTGGAAGGATGCATCCCCCCGCCTCCTCTATTGTTACTGAATCGTACATTTGA